The Anaerolineales bacterium region AGCACGGATAATCTCCCTCTCTCGATCTGGATCGGATTCTTCATGGGCGTCGGCGGCTCGGCGCTGATCTACGAATTGTTCATCCGCAGGAACCCCGTCGCTGCGTGGTGGTTTGGGAGGGAAGCGGAGGGCGTTGAAATAAAAAAGGATATGTCACCCTGAGGGAGCGGTTTTCAGCGACCGAAGGGTCTCGATTGTTGTGTTAGAGATGCTTCGTTTCACTCAGCATGACAATGCAAATAAAAATCCCTCCGTGAAGGAGGGATTTCATTTATTTCTCCGCCGTATCAGAAACAGCTGCTCGGCGTTCCTGCTCGTCTTGCACCACACGGATGCCATTTTCAACTTGATTGGTGATTCGTTCCAGTTCCGCTTGTAACTGCGTGAGACTGCGCATCACGTAATCGTCAGCGTCGGCGCGGACGTTTTCCGCTTCGGTGCGCGCTTGCGTGAGAATTTGCTCCCTGCGTTGTTGCGCCTCCTGCACGATCATCTCTTTGGCGGTGAGTTGGTCCGCTTTTTGGCGGGCAAGTTCGAGGGTGCGGTTCGCTTCCTCTTGCGCCTGCGCCAGCACGCGGTCGCGTTGACCGAGTAACTGTTGCGCCTTCTTTACCTCTTCAGGGATGGCGATGCGCATCTGGTCAATGATGTCCAACATGCGGTCTTCATCCACCATCACGTTGCGCGTGAGCGGGATGGATTTGCTTTCGTTGAAGAGTTCTTCGAGTCGGTCGATCAGTTGCAGGATGTCCATACGCGGCTCCTCAGGTTGAGGACGATTGAGGCAATTCTAGCACAGATTAATCCCGAAGCGCATTGGGGACAGTGTGCTGGTCGCCCATCTCGGCGACTTTTTTCTTGAAGGCTTGCTCCACATACGGCGGCACCATGCTCGAAATATCGCCGTTGAGCATGGCGATCTCGCGGACGGTCGTGGAGGAAAGGAAGGTGTGTTCCTCCGCCGTGATGAGCGCGGCAACTTCAATGTCGGGGGCGAGGCGGTGATTCGCCAACGCCATGCGGAACTCAAACTCAAAGTCCGAGAAGACGCGCAAGCCGCGCACGATCACCTGCGCCTCGATCTTGCGCGCAAACTCCACGGTGAGTCCGCTGTAGCCCGTCACCTTGATCTTCGGGTTATCTTTGAACGCCTCTTTGACGAGTCCGATTCGTTCTTCGGGCGTGAACATCAACGACTTCAACGGCTTGTCGTAGACCGCCATCACGACCTCGTCGAAGAGACGGGAGGCGCGCTCGGCAATGTCAATGTGACCGAAGTGGATGGGATCGAACGTTCCTGGGAATAAGGCTCTGACCATGTTAGTTTTCTAGTCTCCTAGTCGTTTAGTCTCGTAGTCCATTCGTCGCGCATTTGACTATCAAACTACGCGACTATCAAACTAACTGACTAACTTACATCTCCCTTACCCTCGCCCCAAAAGCGACCGAGCGATTCGGCAAGCAGTTTGTGTTCGGGCTGACTTAGATCCGCATCTTTCTCGAAGACGGCGGATGCCTGCGCCCGCGCCTTCTCGATCAATTTGACGTCGGTGATGCTCGCCATGCGGAGGCTGTTCGCAAACCCCGCCTGACGCGTGCCGAGGAATTCGCCAGGTCCACGGATCTGCAGATCCTTTTCCGCCAGCACGAAGCCGTCGTTGGATTCCGCCATGATCTGCAAGCGTTCGTTCTCGGTCGCGTCTTCGCGCGTGGGGATGAGCAGACAATACGATTGGTCCGAGCCGCGCCCGACGCGCCCGCGCAGTTGATGGAGTTGCGCCAAGCCGAAGCGGTCTGCCCCTTCGACGATCATCACCGTCGCGTTGGGAACATCCACACCGACTTCGACGACGGTGGTCGAGACGAGGATGTTGTATGCCTTGTCGCGGAACTTGAGCATGGTCTCGTCTTTTTCGCTGGGACGCATCTTGCCGTGCAGTAATCCGAGTTTCAGATCGGGGAAGACTTCCTTCGAGAGAGTCTCGTAATCGTCTACGGCGGCTTTGGCTTCGATCTTTTCGCTTTCCTCGATGAGCGGATAGATGATGAACGCCTGCTTGCCGTCCTTGATCTGACCGCGCAGAAGCGTGAATGCGCGCTCGCGTTCTTGCGGACGAAGAACAAACGTGTTGATCGGGATTCGTCCCGCTGGCATCTCATCCATGACCGAGATGTCGAGGTCGCCGTAGAGGGTCAACGCAAGCGAGCGTGGAATCGGCGTGGCGGTCATCACCAGCAGATGCGGATTCGTCCCTTTACTTCGTAACTCGGCGCGCTGTTCGACGCCGAAGCGATGTTGCTCGTCAATGACGACGAATTGGAGATCGGCGAACTGCACATTCGGCTCGATGACCGCGTGCGTGCCAATGACGATTTTGATCGTGTTGTTCGCAAGCCCATTGCGAATTTCTTCTTTTTCCGATTCAGGCGTGTCGCCCGTGAGCAGGCGAATCTCTTCGGGTTTCAGCGAATCTTTCAGCAAGTTTGTGAAGTTGCGATAATGTTGCTCTGCAAGGATCGAAGTCGGCGCCATGATGGCGGCTTGCGCGCCGTTGCTTGTGATGACAACAGCGGCTAAAGCCGCGACGACGGTTTTGCCCGAACCCACGTCGCCTTGCAAGAGTCGATTCATCGGCTTGCCTGAGTCGAGGTCTCGGCGGATGTCTGCGATGGCGCGTTCTTGCGCGGCTGTCAGGGTGAAAGGAAGCCCCGTCTTTAGCGAATCAAACGTCCCGTCGGGAAGAACGAAGCGGCGTCCATCCACCGAAAGCCAGTCACGGCGTTGGCGAAGGACGCCCATCTGCAAATAAAAAATTTCGTCGAAGGCGAGCCGTTCACGCGCGGCGTTGAGTTTTTCCTGCGATGATGGAAAATGGATTTGCAACAACGCCTCGCCGATCGGCATGACCCGCGCCGCATTGCGGACACTTTCGGGAAGCGCATCTGGCACGGCGGGCGCAAAATATTCGACGACCTGCTTCATCACATTGCGAAGCCATTTTTGCGTGACGCGTTCGGTGAGCGAATAGACAGGCACGATGCGATTCGTGTGCAGGTTCTCGACCTCGACGGGTTCCCAATCGGGGCTGTTCATCACGAGCCGCCCGAGATATTGATCCACTTTTCCAGAAACCGAAATTGCGTTGCCTTGCTTGAATCGATTCGCAAGCCACGGCTGATTGAAATACGACAACCTCAGCGCGCCCGTGCCGTCGCCGATGATGACCTCGACGATCGAAGCCTTGCCGCCGCGTATCTGCCGTGTGTGCACGCTTTGAATCGTGCCGATCACTGTCACTTGCTCGCCGTAAAATAAATCTTTGATCGGTTTGAGTTGCGAGTAATCGTCGTAGCGGCGCGGGTAGTAATACAACATGTCGCCGAGCGTGACCATGCCGAGTTTGGCAAAGGTCTCGGCGTTTTTCGGTCCGACGCCTTGAAGCACGGTGAGTTTTGCGTCGAGCGCGGCGGGCGTGGATGAATGCCGCGCGCCCGCGACGGTTTCCGAGCGCGGTTGCGGAGCGGGACGCGGTCGTTGTTCGTGATGTTCACGCTTTGGGGATTCCGCCCTCGGCGACTCACTCTGCGGATGCGACGGACGCGTCTCTTTCGGACCTTCGGGCTGGTTCGCCGACTTCGGCTTTTGTTGCGCCTCAGGGTACGCGTCCCCGATGCGCTTCCACAATCCCTTCAACGCGTCCGCGCGCGACTGTGGGCTCAGTCCGTCATACGAGCGGAGTCTCTGCACCACGGCTTGAATCACCTCTTCGTTGAGGCTGTCGGCGCGGGCTTCGCCTTCCCAATAGTTGAGCATCTCCGCCAGCCCGCCGATGATGGCGGTGTTGGCATATCCGTTCTCATGTTCGAGACGGAAAAATTTTCGTAGTTTCTCCAATGAAGGCTGCATGAGAGGTATTTTATCATGGGCTGAATCGAGACATCCGAAGCCTCTGAGACTTCAGATGTCAAGTTCATATTCCAACTGGAAAATTCAGGAACTATGGGATGGATTCTGCCATTTTTTTCAATTCGGTCAAAGGGACTGCCTGTTCCAAGGATAGAAGCGCATAAACTGTGTTCTCGTCGTACCTCCACATAAGCGCGGTCATCATAAAGTCATTGTCGTGTATGCCAATATTCCATACGCCTCGTACAATGATGGCTGGCTTCCCATTAAGCACAGTTTCTTCGATTGCTCCCTTTCCCAGAGTTTGAGCATATTCTTGGATATCAATGGAATGTCGAGCGATAACTAGTTTGATAAGCCTGAAATCATTCTTACGATCCCAAGTGACAACTAGTGCGGGCTGGTCAGTTATATCAAAGAATTCCACATTGACGCGGCGCTCAAATCCCTGAGGTACATACGCGGGTAAAATGACTGGCGAGGCAAAACGATCCTGCACATCACTTAATGGTACATACTCATTTGGGGTAGTTGTGAATATCCCATCGCCTCCGCAATCGATTCCTAACTTCGAATTGCATATGATTATTTGAACTTGCTGGACAGTTTGTAGAACTTCAGCTCGGGCAGTTTGAGAAAAGATTAACGACATACCAAACACGAAAATCAAAGCCAATGCTAAACGGAAAGATTGTCGTTTGACTGTTTGTGTTCGCTCTCTTTTATCAAGTCTTGTACGAATTTTCTTGACAAATACAGAGTCTGGCGTTTTTCTAAACCGTTTCATATAATCTTCATTCATCTTGCACCTTCCATTGCTCACGGAGTTTTTGCAGAACGCGGCTGATGATTGTGCCAACATTGCTTTCACTCAGGTCTGTGATCGCAGATATTTCACGATTATTCAACTCTGCGCCGAATTTCAGAGAGACAAGTTCCCGCTCGCGTTCGGATAAATCCGCCAGTAAATGGGATAACTTGTGAATATCTTGTAATTGCTCAAAACTAGCTTCGACAGATTCACTGTTTGCAGTTTCAGCCATTGAAATAGGCAAAGAAAGTCGTTGCTTGCGCAAAAAGCCAACAACTTCGTTTTTCGCAATCGAGAAAAGCCACGTGGAAAAGGCAGCGCGGTCTCGGTTATACCGACTACGTTTCAGCCAAGCTTTTTCAAGTATTGTAGAGGTCAAATCTTCAGCGGCAGATTCATCGCCTAAGCGGTAACGGAAATAGTTATAGAGTCTGGGCAGTTCGTTGCTGACCACCGAATCCCAGTTGATTTCTTCGCCTGTGACCGTCATTCTTTTCGCTATTGCTTCGTTTTGGAATGTCATTTCATAAATTTATACGCGCTTTATCAGAATGTATCACACATACAATCCTATCCACACTCTACCACCTGAGGCGCCTCATGACCAAGCCAACCTTCAAATGGGACGATCCCTTTCTGCTCAACGACCAACTCACCGACGAAGAGAGGATAATCGGCGACGCGGCGCTCTTTTGCAAGTCGTTTCGCAACAAGGTGTTTCTGGAAAAAGGGTAAAATAAGAGTTGAGGTTATCATGCAACATACATTTCGCACAAAAACTTTGATCACCAAGGATGGAAAAATTTCCATCAAGGGTCTGCCCTTTCGCACAGGCGAAACTGTTGAAGTGACTGTGCGCCGCGGGAAAAAGCCTTCCCGTGCGGCGAAATATCCCCTGCGCGGCAAAACCGTTGTTTACCGTGATCCTTTCAAGGGTGTGGCGGTCAATGATTGGGAATCCGCTCGATGATCGTGTTGGATACCCATATTTGGGTATGGTGGGTGCATGGCGATGAACGGATATCTTCCTCACAAGCGGAAGCCATTGAAGCCAATGAAGATAAAGAAATAGGCATCAGCGCCATCTCGTTATGGGAAATTGCGAAACTCGTTGAAAACAATCGGCTTGAATTACCTGTCCCTCTCGAAAAATGGTTTG contains the following coding sequences:
- the coaD gene encoding pantetheine-phosphate adenylyltransferase; its protein translation is MVRALFPGTFDPIHFGHIDIAERASRLFDEVVMAVYDKPLKSLMFTPEERIGLVKEAFKDNPKIKVTGYSGLTVEFARKIEAQVIVRGLRVFSDFEFEFRMALANHRLAPDIEVAALITAEEHTFLSSTTVREIAMLNGDISSMVPPYVEQAFKKKVAEMGDQHTVPNALRD
- the recG gene encoding ATP-dependent DNA helicase RecG, yielding MQPSLEKLRKFFRLEHENGYANTAIIGGLAEMLNYWEGEARADSLNEEVIQAVVQRLRSYDGLSPQSRADALKGLWKRIGDAYPEAQQKPKSANQPEGPKETRPSHPQSESPRAESPKREHHEQRPRPAPQPRSETVAGARHSSTPAALDAKLTVLQGVGPKNAETFAKLGMVTLGDMLYYYPRRYDDYSQLKPIKDLFYGEQVTVIGTIQSVHTRQIRGGKASIVEVIIGDGTGALRLSYFNQPWLANRFKQGNAISVSGKVDQYLGRLVMNSPDWEPVEVENLHTNRIVPVYSLTERVTQKWLRNVMKQVVEYFAPAVPDALPESVRNAARVMPIGEALLQIHFPSSQEKLNAARERLAFDEIFYLQMGVLRQRRDWLSVDGRRFVLPDGTFDSLKTGLPFTLTAAQERAIADIRRDLDSGKPMNRLLQGDVGSGKTVVAALAAVVITSNGAQAAIMAPTSILAEQHYRNFTNLLKDSLKPEEIRLLTGDTPESEKEEIRNGLANNTIKIVIGTHAVIEPNVQFADLQFVVIDEQHRFGVEQRAELRSKGTNPHLLVMTATPIPRSLALTLYGDLDISVMDEMPAGRIPINTFVLRPQERERAFTLLRGQIKDGKQAFIIYPLIEESEKIEAKAAVDDYETLSKEVFPDLKLGLLHGKMRPSEKDETMLKFRDKAYNILVSTTVVEVGVDVPNATVMIVEGADRFGLAQLHQLRGRVGRGSDQSYCLLIPTREDATENERLQIMAESNDGFVLAEKDLQIRGPGEFLGTRQAGFANSLRMASITDVKLIEKARAQASAVFEKDADLSQPEHKLLAESLGRFWGEGKGDVS
- a CDS encoding RNA polymerase sigma factor, translating into MTFQNEAIAKRMTVTGEEINWDSVVSNELPRLYNYFRYRLGDESAAEDLTSTILEKAWLKRSRYNRDRAAFSTWLFSIAKNEVVGFLRKQRLSLPISMAETANSESVEASFEQLQDIHKLSHLLADLSERERELVSLKFGAELNNREISAITDLSESNVGTIISRVLQKLREQWKVQDE